One part of the Bdellovibrio sp. KM01 genome encodes these proteins:
- a CDS encoding tetratricopeptide repeat protein, with product MLLQTRTGIIAVLLLSLTACATSTSHDSDKAPYYEASFNDHNRAPASLTPQPISSKDGQATLDPLYLRTQADYYFAMGEAYALEGNPNKAIESFKLTLVYDQNSPAVNMRLAAEYLKLGMISESLSQAEEATKKDPKNIDAHLLLGGLYSSMKAYPKAMDQYQVVMKLSPTNTEAPLYIGALYSEQKQSDKAVKYFESLLKNPEYTTPYLVHYYIGRVRMEQPEAKYQKAAEASFKTALKLKPDFADGVLTLGAFYSKQKQEEKALSLYRAYQKEQSPSPKIADVLAQTYIEQGKYDLAYDQLEVLEANTDEPLNIKMKMALILIEQKRYDVAVEKLEQILKDAPDSDKIRFYLAAVYEETRQSEKAIREFKKIPTSSTYYGESTVHAAYLLKGVGRLDEAIELVSKGLKERADQPQVYAMYASLLDEKNDFKGAAKVLEQGLEKFPENAQLRFYFGTINDRMGNKDIVVSEMKKVLELDPNHVQGMNYLAFTWAEMNQNLEDAEKLARRAMELEPQDGYVLDTLGWILYKQNKTVESIKFLEAAHKFQGTVSVIAEHLGDAYYKQSMVDKAKKMYRKAADLETDKRKVQEIRAKITAIEKQEMGSPRLPASVETPVAADHTAK from the coding sequence CCACGTCACATGATTCTGACAAAGCGCCTTACTACGAGGCTTCTTTCAATGATCACAACCGTGCTCCTGCATCTCTGACTCCTCAACCGATTTCATCAAAAGATGGCCAAGCAACTCTTGATCCACTTTATTTGCGTACTCAAGCGGACTACTACTTCGCAATGGGTGAGGCGTATGCTTTGGAGGGTAACCCAAACAAAGCGATCGAGTCGTTTAAGCTGACTCTGGTCTACGATCAAAACTCTCCAGCGGTGAACATGCGTTTGGCGGCAGAGTATTTAAAATTGGGCATGATCTCTGAATCTTTGTCACAAGCTGAAGAAGCAACTAAGAAAGATCCAAAAAACATCGACGCTCACTTGTTGTTGGGTGGTTTGTACTCTTCGATGAAAGCCTATCCTAAAGCGATGGATCAATACCAGGTTGTGATGAAGCTTTCTCCGACGAACACAGAAGCTCCACTTTACATTGGCGCTTTGTATTCTGAGCAAAAGCAATCTGACAAAGCCGTGAAGTATTTCGAATCATTGTTGAAAAATCCTGAATACACAACTCCGTACCTAGTGCACTACTACATCGGTCGCGTACGTATGGAGCAACCAGAAGCGAAATACCAAAAAGCAGCGGAAGCATCCTTCAAAACAGCTTTAAAATTGAAACCTGATTTTGCTGATGGTGTTTTGACTTTGGGTGCATTTTACTCAAAACAAAAACAAGAAGAAAAAGCATTGTCTTTGTACCGTGCTTATCAAAAAGAACAATCTCCATCTCCAAAAATTGCGGATGTTCTTGCGCAAACTTATATTGAGCAAGGCAAGTACGACTTGGCTTACGATCAATTGGAAGTTTTGGAAGCAAACACAGACGAGCCATTGAACATCAAAATGAAAATGGCGTTGATCTTGATTGAACAAAAACGCTATGACGTAGCGGTAGAGAAGCTGGAGCAAATCCTTAAGGATGCGCCAGATTCAGATAAGATCCGTTTTTACCTGGCAGCAGTTTACGAAGAAACCCGCCAGTCTGAAAAAGCGATCCGTGAATTTAAAAAGATTCCAACTTCCAGTACATATTATGGTGAGTCGACTGTTCATGCGGCGTACTTGCTAAAAGGTGTGGGTCGTTTGGATGAAGCGATCGAACTTGTCTCTAAAGGTTTGAAAGAGCGTGCGGATCAACCACAAGTGTATGCAATGTATGCTTCCTTGCTGGACGAAAAGAACGATTTCAAAGGTGCTGCGAAGGTTTTGGAGCAAGGCCTTGAGAAATTCCCGGAGAACGCTCAATTGAGATTCTATTTCGGTACTATCAATGACCGTATGGGTAACAAAGATATCGTGGTATCTGAGATGAAAAAAGTTTTGGAATTGGATCCAAACCACGTGCAAGGCATGAACTATCTGGCTTTCACTTGGGCAGAGATGAACCAAAATCTTGAAGATGCTGAAAAGCTGGCTCGTCGTGCGATGGAGCTAGAGCCGCAAGATGGTTATGTTTTGGATACATTGGGTTGGATTTTGTACAAACAAAATAAAACAGTTGAATCAATCAAGTTCCTGGAAGCAGCTCACAAGTTCCAAGGTACGGTGAGTGTGATCGCAGAACACTTGGGTGACGCTTACTATAAGCAATCCATGGTTGATAAAGCTAAAAAGATGTACCGTAAGGCGGCGGACCTGGAAACTGACAAACGTAAAGTTCAGGAAATCCGCGCTAAGATCACTGCGATTGAAAAACAAGAAATGGGTTCTCCAAGATTGCCAGCTTCTGTTGAAACACCTGTGGCAGCAGATCACACGGCAAAATAA
- a CDS encoding DUF4292 domain-containing protein, with amino-acid sequence MKNLWRQLISLMQGLFLLGGAVLVSACATKPVIEAPLQQAEWETKALIRDMKENKSNSVSIDMMAVKNQRVRLDITALMGFQVASLVMSPKEIAYAIYPRKEFYYGKNSEKSIERIIGLSLHPMNLANIAFDEPVRGPGWACEHDSSQILSKCENKQRSIRVEWKDRTEGKKKVVITAPQFEMQWLFKAPQTEVQFKPETFTLKQPDGFKAIQIN; translated from the coding sequence ATGAAAAATCTTTGGCGACAATTAATATCATTGATGCAGGGTCTTTTTCTTCTTGGCGGAGCAGTTCTTGTGAGTGCTTGTGCAACCAAACCGGTGATTGAGGCGCCATTGCAGCAAGCGGAATGGGAAACCAAAGCTTTGATTCGCGACATGAAGGAAAACAAATCCAATTCCGTTTCCATAGATATGATGGCCGTGAAAAACCAAAGAGTTCGTCTGGACATCACCGCCCTGATGGGTTTTCAGGTCGCATCTTTGGTTATGTCTCCCAAAGAAATCGCTTATGCCATCTATCCCAGAAAAGAATTTTATTATGGAAAGAACTCTGAAAAATCCATCGAGCGTATAATCGGTTTGAGTTTGCATCCAATGAATCTGGCTAATATCGCCTTTGATGAACCTGTACGTGGGCCAGGATGGGCGTGTGAGCACGATAGTTCTCAGATACTGTCGAAGTGTGAAAATAAGCAGCGTTCTATTCGAGTTGAATGGAAGGATCGCACAGAAGGTAAGAAGAAAGTTGTAATTACGGCACCGCAATTCGAAATGCAGTGGCTTTTTAAGGCTCCCCAGACCGAGGTCCAGTTCAAACCTGAGACGTTCACCTTGAAACAACCTGATGGTTTCAAGGCAATACAAATAAATTAA
- a CDS encoding PrkA family serine protein kinase — MSSKIDLHSLISNWQNSSVNAKEHWSGTFSEYLDLVKANPKITRNAYQRMYDMIVEEGTETYLDFKKEVVRYKFFSDQFNNGKDAVFGLDVQLMKLVNILKSASLGYGTEKRVILLHGPVGSAKSTICRMLKKGLERYSHQPQGALYTFEWIDEKNELNGLLGKEVKVFPSPMNEEPLLLIPEEMRGALYDQINKGQEGSYRVHVDGELSPPSRFIFKHLMEHYEGDLMSVLKHVRVKRLFISEADRIGIGTFQPKDEKNQDSTELTGDINYRKIAEYGSDSDPRAFNFDGEFNVANRGMIEFVEVLKLDVAFLYDLLGASQEHRVKPKKFAQTHIDEVIIGHTNEPEYRRLQDNEFMEALRDRTVKIDIPYITRWKDEINIYKRDFNSQKVRGISIAPHTVEMAAMWAILTRLEKPKKANLTRLQKLKLYNGKTLPNYTEDNVRELRKETQREGLEGISARYIQDKLSNALVNAQQSNKGSVNPFMVFKELESGLKSHSLLSNEELKAEYKELLGVVMQEYEEIIKAEVQRAISADESAMARLCSNYIDNVKAYTQKERVRNQFTGNDEEPDERLMRSIEDKIEIPESRKDDFRREIMNYIGALALEGKKFNFKMNERLHKAIELKLFEDQKDSIKLTTLVSNAVDKDTQEKIDIVKTRLIKDFGYDEISATDVLHYVASIFARGDVKSR; from the coding sequence ATGTCCTCTAAGATTGACCTTCACTCGCTGATCAGCAACTGGCAGAACTCCAGCGTCAATGCTAAAGAACATTGGAGCGGTACTTTCTCTGAGTACTTAGACCTGGTTAAAGCCAATCCGAAAATCACTAGGAATGCCTATCAACGCATGTATGACATGATCGTTGAAGAAGGTACCGAGACGTATCTTGATTTCAAAAAGGAAGTCGTTCGATACAAATTCTTTAGTGATCAATTCAACAACGGCAAAGATGCAGTCTTCGGACTGGATGTGCAGTTGATGAAACTCGTAAATATTTTGAAATCTGCTTCTTTGGGCTACGGCACAGAGAAACGTGTGATCCTATTGCACGGTCCGGTGGGAAGTGCGAAGTCCACGATCTGCCGCATGCTAAAAAAAGGGTTGGAGAGATACTCTCATCAACCTCAAGGTGCTTTGTACACTTTCGAATGGATTGACGAAAAGAATGAGCTTAATGGTTTGTTGGGTAAGGAAGTAAAAGTATTCCCGTCACCAATGAATGAAGAACCGTTGCTGTTGATTCCAGAAGAAATGCGTGGCGCTTTGTATGATCAAATCAACAAAGGCCAAGAAGGCAGTTACCGCGTTCACGTTGATGGAGAGCTAAGCCCGCCATCACGTTTTATCTTTAAGCATTTGATGGAACATTACGAGGGCGATTTGATGAGCGTGCTAAAACACGTTCGTGTGAAACGCTTATTTATTTCCGAAGCCGACCGTATCGGCATCGGTACTTTTCAACCTAAAGACGAAAAGAATCAGGACTCTACAGAGCTTACAGGTGACATCAATTACCGTAAGATCGCAGAGTACGGTTCTGACTCGGATCCACGTGCCTTTAACTTTGACGGGGAGTTCAACGTTGCCAACCGCGGGATGATTGAATTCGTCGAAGTTCTAAAACTTGACGTGGCTTTCTTGTATGACCTTTTGGGAGCATCACAAGAGCACAGAGTTAAGCCTAAAAAATTCGCACAGACTCATATCGATGAAGTGATCATCGGACACACGAATGAACCCGAGTATCGTCGTTTGCAAGACAACGAATTCATGGAAGCCCTTCGTGACCGTACGGTGAAAATCGACATTCCGTACATCACTCGCTGGAAAGACGAAATCAATATCTATAAACGTGATTTCAACTCCCAAAAGGTGCGTGGTATTTCCATTGCTCCACACACAGTTGAGATGGCAGCGATGTGGGCGATTCTGACTCGCTTGGAAAAGCCGAAGAAAGCAAACCTCACTCGTTTGCAAAAATTGAAACTATATAATGGCAAGACGCTTCCGAATTATACTGAGGACAACGTGCGTGAGCTTCGTAAAGAAACTCAGCGCGAGGGCCTTGAAGGTATCTCGGCTCGTTATATCCAGGATAAACTTTCCAATGCGTTGGTAAATGCGCAGCAATCCAATAAAGGTTCTGTAAATCCGTTCATGGTCTTTAAGGAATTGGAATCGGGTCTTAAGAGTCACTCCCTTCTTTCTAACGAAGAGCTGAAAGCTGAATACAAAGAGCTTTTGGGTGTCGTGATGCAAGAATACGAAGAGATTATCAAGGCCGAAGTGCAACGTGCGATCAGTGCTGACGAAAGCGCGATGGCAAGATTGTGCTCGAACTATATCGATAACGTAAAAGCATACACTCAGAAGGAGCGCGTCCGTAATCAGTTCACTGGTAACGACGAGGAGCCGGATGAGCGTTTAATGAGATCGATCGAAGATAAGATCGAAATCCCAGAATCCCGTAAAGATGATTTCCGTCGCGAGATCATGAATTACATAGGGGCTTTGGCTCTTGAAGGTAAGAAATTCAACTTCAAGATGAACGAGCGCTTGCACAAGGCGATCGAGCTTAAACTATTTGAAGATCAAAAAGACAGTATCAAGCTTACAACTCTTGTCAGCAATGCTGTTGATAAGGACACGCAAGAGAAGATTGATATCGTTAAAACCCGTCTTATTAAAGACTTCGGATACGATGAAATCTCTGCGACGGATGTTTTACATTACGTTGCAAGTATCTTCGCCCGAGGCGATGTAAAGAGTAGATAA
- a CDS encoding DUF444 family protein, producing MGIREDQSRFKDIVKGKVKEDLRKYVSQGEMIGKREDEYVKIPLPRIDIPNFRYGPKQSGGVGQGEGQPGQDVGDPGEGGQGQAGEAPGEHMVEVELSMEELADILGEKLQLPRIEPKGHKNIDSLKTKFTGIAPVGPEGLRHFKSSYKSALKRMVGSGTYNPEEPLVLPIRRDMKYKSFKKVNQPQTQAVIIYMMDVSGSMGEEQKEIVRLESFWINTWLKKHYKGLETRFIIHDAAAKEVDEDTFYRTSESGGTLISSAYKLCQEIIQADYPTNEWNIYPFHFSDGDNWSGEDTRLCVKMLQEFFLPNCNVFGYGQVESKYGSGQFLKDLQKEFGEDERITLSQIESRDKILDSIKDFLGKGR from the coding sequence ATGGGCATACGCGAAGATCAAAGCCGATTTAAAGACATCGTAAAGGGGAAGGTCAAAGAAGACCTTCGCAAATACGTGTCGCAAGGTGAAATGATCGGGAAGCGGGAAGACGAATACGTCAAGATCCCGCTTCCGCGCATTGATATTCCCAATTTCCGTTATGGTCCCAAGCAATCTGGTGGTGTTGGTCAAGGTGAAGGACAACCCGGTCAGGATGTCGGTGATCCAGGCGAAGGCGGACAAGGTCAAGCGGGTGAAGCACCCGGTGAACACATGGTGGAGGTTGAACTCTCCATGGAAGAGCTTGCAGATATTTTGGGCGAGAAACTGCAGCTGCCGCGCATTGAACCTAAAGGTCACAAAAATATTGATTCCTTAAAAACGAAATTCACAGGGATCGCTCCGGTGGGCCCCGAGGGACTTCGTCATTTTAAATCCTCTTATAAAAGCGCACTGAAACGTATGGTTGGTTCTGGAACTTATAATCCGGAAGAGCCGCTTGTGCTGCCGATTCGCCGAGACATGAAGTACAAGTCGTTCAAAAAGGTGAATCAACCCCAAACCCAAGCGGTCATTATCTATATGATGGACGTGTCGGGTTCGATGGGCGAGGAACAAAAGGAAATCGTCAGACTTGAAAGCTTCTGGATCAATACGTGGCTTAAGAAGCATTACAAGGGTCTTGAAACCCGATTTATTATTCACGATGCTGCGGCTAAGGAAGTTGATGAAGACACTTTCTATCGTACAAGTGAATCTGGCGGTACGCTGATCAGTTCTGCCTATAAACTCTGCCAGGAAATTATCCAGGCAGATTATCCAACCAATGAATGGAATATTTATCCTTTTCACTTTAGTGACGGAGATAACTGGAGTGGCGAGGACACGCGTCTTTGTGTGAAGATGCTGCAGGAGTTCTTCCTGCCTAACTGTAACGTCTTTGGATACGGCCAAGTCGAAAGTAAATACGGCAGTGGTCAGTTCTTAAAAGATTTGCAAAAGGAATTCGGCGAGGACGAACGAATCACTCTCAGCCAAATCGAAAGCAGAGACAAGATTCTGGATTCCATCAAAGACTTCCTCGGTAAAGGCCGCTAA
- a CDS encoding SpoVR family protein encodes MANLTPELEAERKRICQIAKDAGLDCFETVFELITYDQISQFAAYGGFPVRYPHWKFGMEYEHLSKSYEYGLSKIYEMVINTDPCYAYLMEGNAMMDQKLVMAHVYGHCDFFKNNVWFGKTNRKMMDQMANHATRIRRYMDRYGQDTVENFIDVCLSLENLIDRYSPYVEKSVVKSETPPQEKNYLLKVERDYMRDYINPPSFVQEQKRKAEEEAAAQAQRFPREPEKDVLKFFIHHAPLADWQVDVLTIIRDEAYYFSPQGMTKTMNEGWASYWHSKLMTTKILNDSEIIDFADHHAGTMAMAPNGYNPYKVGIELFRDIEERWNKGQFGREFEECDDVKERKHWDKKLNLGRDKIFEVRKVCNDVTFIDQFLTEDFCVRNKLFVYKFNKKTQKFEVDTSNFKAIKSQLLFHMTNFGQPIIRIEDANFENRGELLLNHLHEGIDMQPDFMSETLKNVYKLWSRPVNIATIMDETPQLFRFDGKEYTQHKLSEEGPTPNPATEESSGS; translated from the coding sequence ATGGCAAATTTAACTCCCGAATTAGAAGCAGAACGAAAGCGTATTTGCCAGATCGCTAAGGATGCAGGACTAGACTGTTTCGAAACTGTCTTCGAATTGATTACATACGATCAAATTTCGCAGTTTGCTGCCTATGGTGGATTCCCGGTGAGATATCCTCACTGGAAATTCGGTATGGAGTACGAGCATCTTTCTAAAAGCTATGAATACGGCCTTTCTAAAATCTATGAAATGGTGATCAATACAGATCCTTGTTATGCGTACCTGATGGAAGGCAACGCGATGATGGATCAAAAGCTTGTGATGGCTCACGTTTATGGTCACTGTGATTTCTTTAAAAATAATGTGTGGTTTGGAAAAACAAATCGCAAAATGATGGACCAGATGGCGAATCATGCGACAAGAATTCGTCGTTACATGGATCGCTATGGACAAGACACGGTCGAAAATTTTATCGACGTATGTTTAAGTCTTGAAAACCTGATTGATCGTTACAGTCCCTATGTGGAAAAGTCTGTGGTCAAATCGGAAACACCTCCGCAGGAAAAAAACTATCTATTAAAAGTCGAGCGCGATTACATGCGCGACTATATCAATCCGCCCTCTTTCGTTCAGGAACAAAAGCGTAAAGCCGAGGAAGAAGCCGCGGCCCAAGCGCAACGCTTTCCTCGTGAACCAGAAAAAGATGTTCTGAAGTTTTTTATTCATCATGCTCCATTGGCTGACTGGCAGGTGGATGTACTGACAATTATTCGTGATGAAGCTTATTACTTCTCTCCGCAAGGTATGACGAAAACCATGAATGAGGGTTGGGCTTCATACTGGCATTCCAAATTGATGACGACGAAAATTTTGAATGATTCAGAGATCATCGATTTCGCCGATCACCATGCCGGCACGATGGCCATGGCTCCGAATGGCTATAATCCGTATAAAGTCGGTATTGAGCTTTTCCGTGATATCGAAGAGCGCTGGAACAAAGGTCAATTTGGTCGTGAGTTTGAAGAGTGTGATGACGTGAAAGAGCGTAAACACTGGGACAAGAAATTGAATTTGGGGCGCGATAAGATTTTTGAAGTTCGCAAAGTCTGCAACGACGTCACGTTTATTGACCAGTTTTTGACGGAAGACTTTTGCGTGCGCAATAAGCTCTTCGTGTATAAATTTAATAAAAAGACACAGAAGTTTGAAGTCGACACGAGTAACTTCAAAGCGATCAAGTCGCAGCTACTGTTTCATATGACCAATTTTGGTCAACCGATCATTCGCATTGAAGATGCCAACTTCGAAAATAGAGGTGAATTGTTGCTAAACCACCTTCACGAAGGCATCGACATGCAACCTGATTTCATGAGCGAGACTTTGAAAAACGTGTACAAACTTTGGAGTCGTCCGGTGAATATCGCGACGATTATGGATGAGACACCGCAACTTTTTAGATTTGACGGAAAGGAGTACACGCAGCATAAACTGAGCGAAGAGGGTCCGACACCGAACCCTGCAACTGAAGAAAGCTCTGGTTCTTAA
- a CDS encoding translation initiation factor — MKNTRLVYSTDPKDNIICPHCKELKSECKCRPEDSADQKFTVIFRLEKNGRGGKTVTVLDGLPRNEDYLKTLAKELKAKCGVGGSHSIGEKFGLVEIQGDKRDAIKKILQVKGIPFKGM, encoded by the coding sequence ATGAAAAATACCCGTTTAGTTTATAGTACCGACCCTAAGGACAATATTATTTGTCCTCACTGCAAAGAACTAAAGAGCGAATGCAAATGTCGCCCTGAGGATAGCGCGGATCAAAAGTTCACTGTGATCTTTCGCCTGGAAAAGAATGGCCGAGGCGGAAAGACGGTAACTGTTCTGGATGGTTTGCCAAGAAACGAAGATTACCTAAAAACACTTGCGAAAGAATTGAAAGCCAAGTGTGGTGTAGGTGGATCGCATTCAATTGGCGAGAAATTCGGACTGGTTGAAATCCAAGGTGATAAGAGAGACGCGATCAAAAAAATTTTACAGGTCAAAGGCATACCATTTAAGGGTATGTAA
- a CDS encoding response regulator transcription factor translates to MAAKKIVIVDDYEESCKLLAEILSSTYECKYTSDSTAAMQLINEQKPDLILLDYKMPGKLGVDVCREVREQSEIKNTPIIFVSGAATIDERIKAFETGANDFISKPFHVKELILRIKARLAEKEPEVTAELTAGNLRMNLLARQIFIDNEEINVTPKQFDILKLLVADKNNLVTREKCLSEIWGDSDVTSRNVDSQINYLKRKIATFNGRIVAVPSLGYRLEA, encoded by the coding sequence TTGGCTGCGAAGAAAATCGTCATCGTTGATGACTATGAAGAAAGCTGCAAGCTTTTAGCGGAGATCTTAAGCTCCACTTACGAATGCAAGTATACTTCAGACAGTACTGCGGCGATGCAACTTATCAACGAGCAAAAGCCTGATCTGATTCTGCTGGATTATAAAATGCCAGGAAAATTGGGCGTCGATGTTTGCCGTGAAGTTCGCGAACAATCTGAAATCAAAAACACACCCATCATTTTCGTTTCCGGTGCGGCAACGATTGATGAACGTATTAAAGCGTTCGAAACTGGCGCTAACGATTTCATTTCCAAACCTTTCCACGTGAAAGAACTTATCCTTAGAATCAAAGCGCGCTTGGCAGAAAAAGAGCCAGAGGTTACTGCTGAATTGACGGCTGGTAACTTGCGCATGAACTTGTTGGCTCGCCAAATCTTCATCGATAACGAAGAGATTAACGTAACGCCAAAACAGTTTGATATCTTAAAGCTCTTGGTAGCTGATAAAAACAACCTGGTGACTCGCGAAAAATGTTTAAGCGAAATCTGGGGTGACTCCGATGTGACTTCACGTAACGTGGATTCACAAATCAACTACTTGAAGCGTAAAATCGCCACATTCAATGGCCGCATCGTTGCGGTTCCATCTTTGGGTTACCGTTTAGAGGCGTAA